A DNA window from Plasmodium vinckei vinckei genome assembly, chromosome: PVVCY_10 contains the following coding sequences:
- a CDS encoding cleavage and polyadenylation specificity factor, putative, with amino-acid sequence MANYYNQTTVYIKVLGAGQTVGRSCVIVELENRRIMFDCGSHVGYKDERKYPNFNLLVGNNNMEGGPKIDEENNLNVEVNISIVNSNIADKEKLINNLKRINEIIDCVIISHFHMDHIGALPFFTETLQYKGTIIMSYPTKALSPVLLLDGCKISDMKWEKKNLEKQIKMLNEKSDDLLNYSINRLKKDPWNITEENIYNCINKVVGLQVNETYELGDISITPYYAGHVLGACMYRLEVNNISVIYTGDYNTIPDKHLGSTKIPVLTPEIFISESTYASYVRPTRKSSELELCNLVNECVHKGGKVLIPVFAIGRAQELSILLEEYWEKMKINCPIYFGCGLTENANKYYKIYSSWINNDCVSTELKNLFDFSNITQFSNNYLNENRPMVLFATPGMLHTGLALKAFKAWAGNPNNLIILPGYCVQGTIGHKLIMGEKKILLDGNTHIYVNCKIIYLSFSAHADSNGIQQLIKHVMPKNVIFVHGDKNGMEKLSKHISNQYHINSICPYMGQNCQFNFCKYNINYVYLDRKIYNNIIQKVKLNKQKTSKGLYKNARQIKGGQANILSSNGNVKIPFIAYILYRSINEKPLFFFLSESFLFKYLTKKHVPMIICRDGKQFDFDYMFDTKKKKKLNKMHEKKEKIKNGTDITIEHYNEAEEGDDSPKNNNPNDIGDNNILLKNKSIMFNNYIQSDISITENDKNNANDLSSSIEARKRKFNEISETNNLSEEQREHLSINSSKMLKIAGDEEKCNNNINQKNGENDQNITGGLKGYLKSETNINDPNNNGFNIENIYNDKDKKKRHIYIKDKENINLPLINLRFKEEINIAYQSFYNFVITFFQEIVKDENKNNMGFLGKNIIVKNVKIDQNCFFFLSFHSLRAIHDGNNSLLMQWSYVDDAKSSVVKKFINCVINYAQEE; translated from the coding sequence ATGGCAAACTATTACAATCAAACCACTGTTTACATAAAAGTTCTTGGGGCGGGACAAACAGTGGGAAGGTCATGCGTAATAGTAGAGCTCGAAAACAGACGAATTATGTTTGATTGCGGTTCGCATGTAGGATATAAAGATGAAAGAAAATACCCTAACTTTAACTTATTGGTTgggaataataatatggaaGGAGGTCCCAAAATTGACGAAGAAAACAATTTGAATGTTGAAGTAAATATAAGTATAGTTAATAGCAACATAGctgataaagaaaaattaataaataacttgaaaagaattaatgaaataattgaTTGCGTAATAATAAGTCATTTTCATATGGATCATATAGGAGCTTTACCATTTTTCACAGAAACATTACAATATAAAGGGACGATAATTATGAGCTATCCAACAAAAGCTCTTAGTCcagttttattattagatGGTTGTAAAATAAGTGATATGAAatgggaaaaaaaaaacttagaaaagcaaataaaaatgcttaatgaaaaatcggatgatttattaaattatagtaTTAAtcgtttaaaaaaagatccTTGGAATATTactgaagaaaatatatataattgcaTAAATAAAGTAGTTGGTTTGCAAGTTAATGAAACATATGAATTAGGTGATATATCTATTACACCATATTATGCGGGGCATGTTTTAGGGGCTTGTATGTACAGATTAGAAGTAAACAATATTAgtgttatatatacagGTGACTATAATACTATTCCTGACAAACACTTAGGCAGTACTAAAATCCCTGTATTAACAcctgaaatatttatatctgaATCTACATATGCTTCTTATGTTAGACCAACTAGAAAATCGTCTGAGTTAGAATTATGCAACTTAGTAAATGAATGTGTACATAAAGGTGGTAAAGTTTTAATTCCTGTATTTGCTATTGGTAGAGCACAAGAattatctatattattagaaGAATATTgggaaaaaatgaaaataaattgccctatatattttggatGCGGTTTAACAGAAaatgcaaataaatattacaaaatttaCTCTTCATGGATTAATAATGATTGTGTATCGACTGaactaaaaaatttatttgatttttcaaatattacacaattttcaaataactatttaaatgaaaatagaCCTATGGTTTTATTTGCTACACCCGGGATGTTACATACAGGATTAGCATTAAAAGCTTTCAAAGCATGGGCTGGCAATCCCaacaatttaataattttgccTGGTTATTGTGTGCAAGGTACTATTGGgcataaattaattatgggagagaaaaaaatattattagatggaaacacacatatatatgttaattgtaaaataatttatttatcctTTTCTGCGCATGCAGATTCTAATGGCATACAACAGTTAATAAAGCATGTTATGccaaaaaatgttatatttgtacatggagataaaaatggaatggaaaaattatcaaaacATATATCTAATCAATATCATATTAATTCTATATGTCCATATATGGGACAAAATTGTCAATtcaatttttgtaaatataatatcaattatgtatatttggatagaaaaatatataataatattattcaaaaagttaaattaaataagcAAAAAACATCAAAaggtttatataaaaatgctaGACAAATTAAAGGTGGTCAAgctaatattttatcatccAATGgaaatgtaaaaattcCCTTTATTGCTTACATATTATATCGTTCCATTAATGAAAaaccattatttttttttctctccgaatcatttttattcaaatatttgACGAAAAAACATGTTCCAATGATTATCTGCCGCGATGGCAAACAATTTGACTTTGATTATATGTttgatacaaaaaaaaaaaagaaattgaaCAAAAtgcatgaaaaaaaagaaaagataaaaaatggtaCCGATATTACAATTGAGCACTATAACGAAGCGGAAGAAGGGGATGATAGCccaaaaaacaataatcCTAACGACATTggtgataataatattttattgaaaaacaaatctattatgtttaataattatatacaatcTGATATTAGTATTacagaaaatgataaaaataacgcTAACGATTTATCATCGTCAATTGAAGCacgaaaaagaaaatttaatgaaattagtgaaacaaataatttatcgGAAGAACAGCGTGAGCATCTTTCTATAAATTCTtcaaaaatgttaaaaatcGCAGGGGACGaagaaaaatgtaataataatataaatcagAAAAATGGTGAAAATGATCAGAATATTACAGGGGGATTAAAAggatatttaaaaagtgaaaCTAACATAAATGATCCGAATAATAACGGTtttaatatagaaaatatttataatgataaggacaaaaaaaagaggcatatatatataaaggataaagaaaatataaatttgccTCTAATAAACTTAAGATTTAAAGAAGAAATTAATATAGCTTATCAATCCTTCTACAATTTcgttattacattttttcaagaaattgtaaaagatgaaaataaaaataatatgggTTTTTTAGGAAAAAACATTattgttaaaaatgttaaaattgatcaaaattgttttttctttttgtcCTTTCATTCATTAAGAGCAATTCATGATGGAAATAATTCCCTATTAATGCAATGGTCATATGTTGATGATGCCAAATCTTCAGTGGTTAAGAAATTCATAAATTGTGTTATAAACTATGCTCAAGAAGAATAA